Proteins co-encoded in one Halorussus lipolyticus genomic window:
- a CDS encoding endonuclease V: protein MTPVRPEFAPDPSLSRAEMEQLQLDLADEAVFEDDFDFDPSAVAGRSDAGQTTLGQTTDSESGDAETPIVAGVDQAFTADGDKAVSAIVVTRRDEVIERVHAVEPTEIPYIPGLLSFREGGAILSAFERLSADPDLAVVDGSGRIHFRQAGIATHIGVMLDLPAIGVAKNLLCGRPRESLSEPRPEGTRVAIEADDNVTAPAGTVIGYAYQSRQYDNPEKRHVNPLYVSPGHRVSAETTTDIVGLLCAGYKLPEPTRRADGYADEVKAEVGD from the coding sequence ATGACACCAGTTCGTCCGGAGTTCGCGCCCGACCCCTCGCTGTCCCGCGCCGAGATGGAGCAACTGCAACTGGACCTCGCCGACGAGGCCGTCTTCGAGGACGACTTCGATTTCGACCCGAGCGCCGTCGCCGGGCGGTCCGACGCCGGCCAGACCACACTCGGCCAGACGACCGACTCCGAATCGGGAGACGCCGAGACCCCAATCGTCGCGGGCGTGGACCAAGCGTTCACCGCCGACGGTGACAAGGCCGTCAGCGCCATCGTCGTCACTCGCAGAGACGAGGTAATCGAGCGAGTCCACGCGGTCGAACCGACCGAGATTCCGTACATTCCGGGCCTGCTGTCCTTCCGCGAGGGCGGGGCCATCCTCTCTGCCTTCGAGCGACTCTCGGCCGACCCGGACCTCGCGGTGGTGGACGGAAGCGGGCGCATCCACTTCCGGCAGGCCGGCATCGCCACCCACATCGGCGTGATGCTCGACCTGCCCGCGATTGGCGTCGCCAAGAACCTCCTCTGTGGGCGGCCCCGCGAATCGCTTTCCGAACCCCGGCCGGAGGGTACCCGCGTCGCCATCGAGGCCGACGACAACGTGACCGCGCCGGCGGGCACCGTCATCGGCTACGCCTACCAGTCCCGCCAGTACGACAACCCCGAGAAGCGCCACGTCAACCCCCTCTACGTGAGTCCCGGCCACCGCGTGAGCGCCGAGACCACGACCGACATCGTGGGCCTCCTCTGTGCGGGCTACAAACTCCCGGAACCCACTCGCCGGGCCGACGGCTACGCCGACGAGGTGAAGGCCGAAGTCGGAGACTGA
- a CDS encoding rhomboid family intramembrane serine protease, producing MAQCDECGEHENMPYNCRRCGGTYCSSHRLPESHDCPGLNQWNDPDGVFDSGFDDSVDQSGGSGGIASSLGVNTGAGGPLGYFRGNMTYVFLGIMWLTFVAEMIVIHVLQSAQLFQMLFVLEASNVEYVWTWVTSIFSHSPFSFFHIAGNSIALYFFGPPVERYIGSKKFTGLFLVSGMVAGLSQIGTAMALGTAGGGVLGASGAVMAIMGVLTILNPNLRVMLIFPPIPMPIWVMTGGYALLSVIGGLGPVSGGIAHFAHLSGLLIGFAYGKHVKGKRRAPQQLGSGGGFGGRGPGGPGGPGGPGGRF from the coding sequence ATGGCGCAGTGCGACGAGTGTGGCGAACACGAGAACATGCCGTACAACTGCCGACGTTGCGGCGGCACTTACTGCTCGTCCCACCGACTCCCCGAAAGTCACGACTGTCCGGGCCTGAACCAGTGGAACGACCCGGACGGCGTGTTCGACAGCGGCTTCGACGACAGCGTGGACCAGAGCGGTGGCTCCGGCGGCATCGCCAGTTCGCTCGGCGTGAACACCGGCGCTGGCGGCCCGCTGGGTTACTTCCGCGGGAACATGACCTACGTGTTCCTCGGAATAATGTGGCTGACCTTCGTCGCCGAGATGATAGTCATCCACGTCCTCCAGAGCGCCCAACTGTTCCAGATGCTGTTCGTCCTCGAAGCGAGCAACGTCGAGTACGTCTGGACGTGGGTCACGTCGATATTCTCCCACAGTCCGTTCAGTTTCTTCCACATCGCCGGTAACAGCATCGCGCTGTACTTCTTCGGCCCGCCGGTCGAGCGATACATCGGGTCGAAGAAGTTCACCGGGTTGTTCCTCGTGAGCGGGATGGTGGCGGGCCTGAGCCAAATCGGCACCGCGATGGCGCTGGGCACCGCGGGCGGCGGCGTCCTCGGCGCGAGTGGTGCGGTGATGGCCATCATGGGCGTGCTGACCATCCTGAACCCCAACCTCCGGGTCATGCTCATCTTCCCGCCGATTCCGATGCCCATCTGGGTGATGACCGGGGGCTACGCCCTGCTGTCGGTCATCGGCGGCCTCGGCCCGGTCTCGGGCGGCATCGCCCACTTCGCGCACCTCTCGGGCTTGCTGATCGGCTTCGCCTACGGCAAGCACGTCAAGGGCAAGCGCCGCGCGCCCCAGCAACTCGGCTCCGGCGGCGGATTCGGCGGCCGAGGACCCGGCGGCCCCGGTGGTCCGGGCGGTCCGGGCGGACGTTTCTAA
- a CDS encoding class I SAM-dependent methyltransferase, whose amino-acid sequence MKKPGEVFADASVYDPGIEAIVPRYDELHDAILNAPPHDRSDEIRVLELGAGTGELTAKLLTRFPNSSVRVVDHSDQMLGQAEQKLDTFGDRATLETGAFPDDYPEETGEYDLVVSSLAVHHLDEDQKQELFDAVHESLAPGGWFINGDVVQFDAPHLEALSGDMIENWVRSKGWQEEDFMDEWEASDDYDNPSTLTDQLVWLRESGFDAVTSIWQYYNFAVYGGQKGE is encoded by the coding sequence ATGAAGAAGCCCGGAGAAGTCTTCGCCGACGCGAGTGTCTACGACCCCGGTATCGAGGCCATCGTGCCCCGGTACGACGAACTCCACGACGCAATCCTGAACGCGCCGCCCCACGACCGGAGTGACGAGATTCGGGTCCTCGAACTCGGCGCGGGGACCGGCGAACTGACGGCGAAACTCCTCACCCGATTCCCCAACAGTTCGGTCCGGGTGGTGGACCACAGCGACCAGATGCTCGGGCAGGCTGAGCAGAAACTCGATACCTTCGGCGACCGGGCCACCCTCGAAACCGGGGCCTTCCCCGACGACTACCCCGAGGAGACCGGCGAGTACGACTTGGTGGTCTCGTCGCTGGCGGTCCACCACCTCGACGAGGACCAGAAGCAGGAGCTATTCGATGCGGTCCACGAGTCGCTGGCCCCCGGCGGGTGGTTCATCAACGGCGACGTGGTTCAGTTCGACGCGCCCCACCTCGAAGCCCTCTCGGGCGACATGATAGAAAACTGGGTGCGCTCGAAGGGGTGGCAGGAGGAGGACTTCATGGACGAGTGGGAGGCCAGCGACGACTACGACAACCCCTCGACGCTGACCGACCAACTGGTCTGGCTTCGGGAGTCTGGTTTCGATGCGGTCACGTCGATTTGGCAGTACTACAACTTCGCGGTCTACGGCGGCCAGAAGGGCGAGTAA